In the Arachis ipaensis cultivar K30076 chromosome B10, Araip1.1, whole genome shotgun sequence genome, one interval contains:
- the LOC107622674 gene encoding probable receptor-like protein kinase At1g49730 isoform X1, with product MLCSLFFFLSFFSLSCSTNMLCCLPFFFGFAVFLGMHFPPLMADCPLDFSASNFTLASSLCSNQGDRGNCCRYINANVAISVARFANSTSILGVPPNDSVSCLQTISDKLQLNGVPQNATAFCGFGTKIPVNYECKGRTSVMQMLQSPRFAEVTKNCKVSLGEERKCRKCLNAGFGYLHHLGINDNITLSTCRDATFAALASQLDHQSTTDIASCFFGVQGLLGPPVLVSSSPSLPSPEASPSPVVADSPSQLLLGAPFKGNHHTYHLTLVPGIAIAVTAVAVGMLIVLIVLIRKKSRELDDPDDFGKTSSKTMPPFATWKFQEGSSTMFRKFSYKEIKKATEDFSTVIGQGGFGTVYKAHFSDGLVAAVKRMNRVSEQGEDEFCREIELLARLHHRHLVSLRGFCIKKHERFLMYEYMGNGSLKDHLHSPGRTPLSWRTRIQIAIDVANALEYLHLYCDPPLCHRDIKSSNTLLDENFVAKIADFGLAQASKNGSICFEPLNTEIRGTPGYMDPEYVVTQELTEKSDIYSFGVLLLEIVTGRRAIQDNKNLVEWAQPYMESETRLLELVDPNVRESFDLDQLHTVVSIVGWCTQREGRARPSIKQVLRLLYETSEPMHSGFLQSGDDEDCQGSQQRGRRSKGKMHRNEAIFNSGDGRYLASSSSTSRSYCSRTFLLESCSPQSPPNIFSV from the exons ATGTTGtgctctctcttcttcttcttgtcttTCTTCTCTCTCAGCTGCTCAACCAACATGCTCTGCTGCCTTCCCTTCTTTTTTGGATTTGCGGTTTTTCTTGGAATGCACTTCCCTCCATTAATGGCTG ATTGCCCTTTGGATTTTTCCGCTTCAAACTTTACACTGGCTTCCTCTCTATGTTCTAACCAAGGTGATAGGGGAAACTGTTGCCGCTACATTAATGCTAATGTTGCAATTTCTGTTGCTCGTTTCGCTAATTCAACGAGCATCCTGGGGGTCCCTCCAAATGACTCTGTTTCCTGCCTCCAAACTATATCTGATAAGTTACAACTTAATGGAGTTCCACAAAATGCAACAGCTTTCTGTGGTTTTGGGACCAAAATTcctgtgaattatgaatgtaagGGACGGACTAGTGTCATGCAAATGCTGCAATCTCCTAGATTCGCGGAGGTCACAAAAAATTGCAAAGTGTCACTTGGAGAGGAAAGAAAATGTAGGAAGTGCTTAAATGCAGGCTTTGGTTATCTGCATCATTTGGGAATTAATGATAATATAACACTCAGTACTTGTCGTGATGCAACTTTTGCTGCACTTGCAAGCCAACTTGATCACCAATCTACAACTGACATTGCAAGCTGTTTCTTTGGTGTTCAAGGACTTCTTGGGCCTCCTG TGCTAGTGTCATCGTCCCCATCCTTGCCGAGTCCCGAGGCTTCTCCAAGTCCAGTGGTTGCTGATAGTCCAAGCCAACTATTGTTAGGTGCACCTTTTAAGGGAAACCACCATACATATCACTTGACATTAGTTCCAGGTATTGCTATTGCCGTCACCGCTGTTGCTGTTGGGATGCTCATAGTCTTGATAGTTCTAATTCGTAAAAAAAGCAGAGAGCTAGACGATCCTGATGATTTCGGAAAAACTTCTTCAAAAACCATGCCTCCTTTTGCAACATGGAAGTTTCAGGAAG GTTCTTCAACTATGTTCCGAAAATTTAGCTACAAGGAGATAAAGAAGGCAACAGAGGATTTTAGCACCGTCATCGGGCAAGGGGGATTTGGAACAGTGTATAAAGCTCATTTTAGTGATGGCCTGGTGGCAGCAGTGAAGCGCATGAACAGAGTGTCAGAGCAGGGAGAGGATGAGTTCTGCCGAGAAATCGAACTTCTTGCACGGCTGCACCATCGGCATCTTGTTTCTTTAAGAGGCTTCTGCATAAAAAAACACGAGAG GTTTCTGATGTATGAGTACATGGGAAATGGGAGCTTGAAAGATCATCTTCATT CTCCTGGTAGAACACCACTAAGTTGGCGAACTAGAATCCAAATTGCGATTGACGTAGCTAATGCATTG GAGTACCTTCATTTATATTGTGATCCTCCTCTGTGCCATAGAGACATTAAGTCTAGCAACACTTTGCTGGATGAGAATTTTGTTGCTAAG ATAGCCGATTTTGGCCTTGCACAGGCATCAAAAAATGGTTCGATATGCTTTGAACCTCTAAACACTGAAATCCGAGGAACTCCAG GTTATATGGATCCAGAATATGTTGTTACTCAAGAGCTTACCGAGAAAAGCGATATCTACAGTTTCGGGGTGTTACTACTAGAAATCGTGACAGGAAGGCGAGCTATTCAGGATAATAAGAACTTGGTGGAATGGGCGCAACCGTATATGGAATCCGAAACCAGATTATTGGAGTTAGTAGATCCCAACGTGAGGGAGTCTTTTGACTTGGATCAACTCCATACAGTAGTGTCTATAGTAGGATGGTGCACCCAGAGAGAAGGAAGGGCAAGGCCTTCAATAAAACAGGTTCTTCGGCTTCTTTATGAGACGTCAGAACCAATGCACAGTGGTTTCCTACAATCCGGCGATGATGAAGACTGTCAGGGAAGTCAGCAGAGAGGCAGAAGAAGCAAGGGGAAAATGCACCGGAATGAAGCGATTTTCAACAGCGGCGATGGAAGATACCTTGCCTCGTCCTCAAGCACGTCTCGATCGTATTGCAGTAGGACCTTTTTACTCGAGAGTTGCTCTCCGCAGTCGCCGCCAAATATTTTCTCAGTTTAA
- the LOC107622674 gene encoding probable receptor-like protein kinase At1g49730 isoform X2, with the protein MLCSLFFFLSFFSLSCSTNMLCCLPFFFGFAVFLGMHFPPLMADCPLDFSASNFTLASSLCSNQGDRGNCCRYINANVAISVARFANSTSILGVPPNDSVSCLQTISDKLQLNGVPQNATAFCGFGTKIPVNYECKGRTSVMQMLQSPRFAEVTKNCKVSLGEERKCRKCLNAGFGYLHHLGINDNITLSTCRDATFAALASQLDHQSTTDIASCFFGVQGLLGPPVSSSPSLPSPEASPSPVVADSPSQLLLGAPFKGNHHTYHLTLVPGIAIAVTAVAVGMLIVLIVLIRKKSRELDDPDDFGKTSSKTMPPFATWKFQEGSSTMFRKFSYKEIKKATEDFSTVIGQGGFGTVYKAHFSDGLVAAVKRMNRVSEQGEDEFCREIELLARLHHRHLVSLRGFCIKKHERFLMYEYMGNGSLKDHLHSPGRTPLSWRTRIQIAIDVANALEYLHLYCDPPLCHRDIKSSNTLLDENFVAKIADFGLAQASKNGSICFEPLNTEIRGTPGYMDPEYVVTQELTEKSDIYSFGVLLLEIVTGRRAIQDNKNLVEWAQPYMESETRLLELVDPNVRESFDLDQLHTVVSIVGWCTQREGRARPSIKQVLRLLYETSEPMHSGFLQSGDDEDCQGSQQRGRRSKGKMHRNEAIFNSGDGRYLASSSSTSRSYCSRTFLLESCSPQSPPNIFSV; encoded by the exons ATGTTGtgctctctcttcttcttcttgtcttTCTTCTCTCTCAGCTGCTCAACCAACATGCTCTGCTGCCTTCCCTTCTTTTTTGGATTTGCGGTTTTTCTTGGAATGCACTTCCCTCCATTAATGGCTG ATTGCCCTTTGGATTTTTCCGCTTCAAACTTTACACTGGCTTCCTCTCTATGTTCTAACCAAGGTGATAGGGGAAACTGTTGCCGCTACATTAATGCTAATGTTGCAATTTCTGTTGCTCGTTTCGCTAATTCAACGAGCATCCTGGGGGTCCCTCCAAATGACTCTGTTTCCTGCCTCCAAACTATATCTGATAAGTTACAACTTAATGGAGTTCCACAAAATGCAACAGCTTTCTGTGGTTTTGGGACCAAAATTcctgtgaattatgaatgtaagGGACGGACTAGTGTCATGCAAATGCTGCAATCTCCTAGATTCGCGGAGGTCACAAAAAATTGCAAAGTGTCACTTGGAGAGGAAAGAAAATGTAGGAAGTGCTTAAATGCAGGCTTTGGTTATCTGCATCATTTGGGAATTAATGATAATATAACACTCAGTACTTGTCGTGATGCAACTTTTGCTGCACTTGCAAGCCAACTTGATCACCAATCTACAACTGACATTGCAAGCTGTTTCTTTGGTGTTCAAGGACTTCTTGGGCCTCCTG TGTCATCGTCCCCATCCTTGCCGAGTCCCGAGGCTTCTCCAAGTCCAGTGGTTGCTGATAGTCCAAGCCAACTATTGTTAGGTGCACCTTTTAAGGGAAACCACCATACATATCACTTGACATTAGTTCCAGGTATTGCTATTGCCGTCACCGCTGTTGCTGTTGGGATGCTCATAGTCTTGATAGTTCTAATTCGTAAAAAAAGCAGAGAGCTAGACGATCCTGATGATTTCGGAAAAACTTCTTCAAAAACCATGCCTCCTTTTGCAACATGGAAGTTTCAGGAAG GTTCTTCAACTATGTTCCGAAAATTTAGCTACAAGGAGATAAAGAAGGCAACAGAGGATTTTAGCACCGTCATCGGGCAAGGGGGATTTGGAACAGTGTATAAAGCTCATTTTAGTGATGGCCTGGTGGCAGCAGTGAAGCGCATGAACAGAGTGTCAGAGCAGGGAGAGGATGAGTTCTGCCGAGAAATCGAACTTCTTGCACGGCTGCACCATCGGCATCTTGTTTCTTTAAGAGGCTTCTGCATAAAAAAACACGAGAG GTTTCTGATGTATGAGTACATGGGAAATGGGAGCTTGAAAGATCATCTTCATT CTCCTGGTAGAACACCACTAAGTTGGCGAACTAGAATCCAAATTGCGATTGACGTAGCTAATGCATTG GAGTACCTTCATTTATATTGTGATCCTCCTCTGTGCCATAGAGACATTAAGTCTAGCAACACTTTGCTGGATGAGAATTTTGTTGCTAAG ATAGCCGATTTTGGCCTTGCACAGGCATCAAAAAATGGTTCGATATGCTTTGAACCTCTAAACACTGAAATCCGAGGAACTCCAG GTTATATGGATCCAGAATATGTTGTTACTCAAGAGCTTACCGAGAAAAGCGATATCTACAGTTTCGGGGTGTTACTACTAGAAATCGTGACAGGAAGGCGAGCTATTCAGGATAATAAGAACTTGGTGGAATGGGCGCAACCGTATATGGAATCCGAAACCAGATTATTGGAGTTAGTAGATCCCAACGTGAGGGAGTCTTTTGACTTGGATCAACTCCATACAGTAGTGTCTATAGTAGGATGGTGCACCCAGAGAGAAGGAAGGGCAAGGCCTTCAATAAAACAGGTTCTTCGGCTTCTTTATGAGACGTCAGAACCAATGCACAGTGGTTTCCTACAATCCGGCGATGATGAAGACTGTCAGGGAAGTCAGCAGAGAGGCAGAAGAAGCAAGGGGAAAATGCACCGGAATGAAGCGATTTTCAACAGCGGCGATGGAAGATACCTTGCCTCGTCCTCAAGCACGTCTCGATCGTATTGCAGTAGGACCTTTTTACTCGAGAGTTGCTCTCCGCAGTCGCCGCCAAATATTTTCTCAGTTTAA
- the LOC107622674 gene encoding probable receptor-like protein kinase At1g49730 isoform X3: MLCCLPFFFGFAVFLGMHFPPLMADCPLDFSASNFTLASSLCSNQGDRGNCCRYINANVAISVARFANSTSILGVPPNDSVSCLQTISDKLQLNGVPQNATAFCGFGTKIPVNYECKGRTSVMQMLQSPRFAEVTKNCKVSLGEERKCRKCLNAGFGYLHHLGINDNITLSTCRDATFAALASQLDHQSTTDIASCFFGVQGLLGPPVLVSSSPSLPSPEASPSPVVADSPSQLLLGAPFKGNHHTYHLTLVPGIAIAVTAVAVGMLIVLIVLIRKKSRELDDPDDFGKTSSKTMPPFATWKFQEGSSTMFRKFSYKEIKKATEDFSTVIGQGGFGTVYKAHFSDGLVAAVKRMNRVSEQGEDEFCREIELLARLHHRHLVSLRGFCIKKHERFLMYEYMGNGSLKDHLHSPGRTPLSWRTRIQIAIDVANALEYLHLYCDPPLCHRDIKSSNTLLDENFVAKIADFGLAQASKNGSICFEPLNTEIRGTPGYMDPEYVVTQELTEKSDIYSFGVLLLEIVTGRRAIQDNKNLVEWAQPYMESETRLLELVDPNVRESFDLDQLHTVVSIVGWCTQREGRARPSIKQVLRLLYETSEPMHSGFLQSGDDEDCQGSQQRGRRSKGKMHRNEAIFNSGDGRYLASSSSTSRSYCSRTFLLESCSPQSPPNIFSV, encoded by the exons ATGCTCTGCTGCCTTCCCTTCTTTTTTGGATTTGCGGTTTTTCTTGGAATGCACTTCCCTCCATTAATGGCTG ATTGCCCTTTGGATTTTTCCGCTTCAAACTTTACACTGGCTTCCTCTCTATGTTCTAACCAAGGTGATAGGGGAAACTGTTGCCGCTACATTAATGCTAATGTTGCAATTTCTGTTGCTCGTTTCGCTAATTCAACGAGCATCCTGGGGGTCCCTCCAAATGACTCTGTTTCCTGCCTCCAAACTATATCTGATAAGTTACAACTTAATGGAGTTCCACAAAATGCAACAGCTTTCTGTGGTTTTGGGACCAAAATTcctgtgaattatgaatgtaagGGACGGACTAGTGTCATGCAAATGCTGCAATCTCCTAGATTCGCGGAGGTCACAAAAAATTGCAAAGTGTCACTTGGAGAGGAAAGAAAATGTAGGAAGTGCTTAAATGCAGGCTTTGGTTATCTGCATCATTTGGGAATTAATGATAATATAACACTCAGTACTTGTCGTGATGCAACTTTTGCTGCACTTGCAAGCCAACTTGATCACCAATCTACAACTGACATTGCAAGCTGTTTCTTTGGTGTTCAAGGACTTCTTGGGCCTCCTG TGCTAGTGTCATCGTCCCCATCCTTGCCGAGTCCCGAGGCTTCTCCAAGTCCAGTGGTTGCTGATAGTCCAAGCCAACTATTGTTAGGTGCACCTTTTAAGGGAAACCACCATACATATCACTTGACATTAGTTCCAGGTATTGCTATTGCCGTCACCGCTGTTGCTGTTGGGATGCTCATAGTCTTGATAGTTCTAATTCGTAAAAAAAGCAGAGAGCTAGACGATCCTGATGATTTCGGAAAAACTTCTTCAAAAACCATGCCTCCTTTTGCAACATGGAAGTTTCAGGAAG GTTCTTCAACTATGTTCCGAAAATTTAGCTACAAGGAGATAAAGAAGGCAACAGAGGATTTTAGCACCGTCATCGGGCAAGGGGGATTTGGAACAGTGTATAAAGCTCATTTTAGTGATGGCCTGGTGGCAGCAGTGAAGCGCATGAACAGAGTGTCAGAGCAGGGAGAGGATGAGTTCTGCCGAGAAATCGAACTTCTTGCACGGCTGCACCATCGGCATCTTGTTTCTTTAAGAGGCTTCTGCATAAAAAAACACGAGAG GTTTCTGATGTATGAGTACATGGGAAATGGGAGCTTGAAAGATCATCTTCATT CTCCTGGTAGAACACCACTAAGTTGGCGAACTAGAATCCAAATTGCGATTGACGTAGCTAATGCATTG GAGTACCTTCATTTATATTGTGATCCTCCTCTGTGCCATAGAGACATTAAGTCTAGCAACACTTTGCTGGATGAGAATTTTGTTGCTAAG ATAGCCGATTTTGGCCTTGCACAGGCATCAAAAAATGGTTCGATATGCTTTGAACCTCTAAACACTGAAATCCGAGGAACTCCAG GTTATATGGATCCAGAATATGTTGTTACTCAAGAGCTTACCGAGAAAAGCGATATCTACAGTTTCGGGGTGTTACTACTAGAAATCGTGACAGGAAGGCGAGCTATTCAGGATAATAAGAACTTGGTGGAATGGGCGCAACCGTATATGGAATCCGAAACCAGATTATTGGAGTTAGTAGATCCCAACGTGAGGGAGTCTTTTGACTTGGATCAACTCCATACAGTAGTGTCTATAGTAGGATGGTGCACCCAGAGAGAAGGAAGGGCAAGGCCTTCAATAAAACAGGTTCTTCGGCTTCTTTATGAGACGTCAGAACCAATGCACAGTGGTTTCCTACAATCCGGCGATGATGAAGACTGTCAGGGAAGTCAGCAGAGAGGCAGAAGAAGCAAGGGGAAAATGCACCGGAATGAAGCGATTTTCAACAGCGGCGATGGAAGATACCTTGCCTCGTCCTCAAGCACGTCTCGATCGTATTGCAGTAGGACCTTTTTACTCGAGAGTTGCTCTCCGCAGTCGCCGCCAAATATTTTCTCAGTTTAA